The genomic interval AGTGATGGAGAGGTTGCACAGACTATTCGAGCTAGCCCGAGTGGATGGTGCTGTGTGACTCAGGGTAGTGTTGTTCGTGTGTACGACTGGATGCTTGAAGAACACCCTATAATACATATTGAACACAATAAGGTGAATGATGTCGGTTGGGTTGATTCCGAAAGTATCGTGGTTAGCTCTGATGAAAAGCTAGCTAGTGGAGGCATGGGGCTATTCAATGCATCCACAGGGGAGTTGAGGTATAAATTTCAAGTTACAGATAATTTGAGAACTTTAGCTCCATTAGTCACAGCAAGTACACTAGGTTTTGGCTCAGATAACAAGTTGTTCTCGAGTTGTGAAAATGCTGATGGTTACCCTGGGATTGGCATTTGGGATCTAGTCACAGGTAAGCTGATAGATTTCCGCTCTCTTGCGCGTCATCACTCACTTAGAAAGGCTACCAGGCTGCAATGGTTACCTGATTACAATTGTTTGATGGCCCTTTATTTGTATCCAAAGGTTGATATCACGCTGTTTGAATTTCAACAAAACGCTATGTGTCAGTTATTGGCTGAGGATCAGAACAAACATTCTAGTACTATTCGTGATGCAACAGTGATAGGGGAAAGTAGTTCAATTTGTGTATTAGGCTTGAATGAGTGTTTGGGTTTCTTGGATTTTAGAAGGACTGATACGAGTGTGCATTGGAGATATAAGAAAGATTCTTCGTCTGGTCTGTGTTTTCCTAAACTGGCATTTCACAGGGGGGAATTGTTTTCATCACTGAACGATAGTATTTCGGTGTATTGTGGTTTTGACTGGCTTCCAACATCACAGCTTCGAAAGAGTCCTGGTGGTTCGATTTGTGATTTTTCAATTGGTGGTGAGAGTCTTTTCGCTCTTCATAAAGATGAAAATGTCGTTGATGTATGGGAGACTCCTCGTCCACCAGTTATATGAATCTAGATTGTCAGAGTTTGTTGATCAAGACACTATAGCTGTTGATTTCAGAACAGAATTAAGTTGCAAATTGTCATGTACTATGTTCTTGAATGGTGCATATCATAGAATGATCAAAGTAAACTAGTTCTACATATATTGATTGATTAACATTATTTTCAATTTGGCTTTGCTTCAGCTAGTACATGTTATAAATGCATCAACTCAGTATTTAGTGTACACCATGAAACTGCATATTTCATtcatgttgctcggactctctgAAAATGCAGGTACGTACATCCAtatcggatcctccaaaaatacactagtTTGGGAGGACAAACAGGCACCCACTCGTATTTTTGAATTGTCTGAGCAACCTATAGTTTAAAGTAAATTGGAAAGCCTAGTTCAATATAAATTGTCAATCAGCTATATATGTTTTTCATAATCAGTAGGTTATATCAATTTTCGTAATTTTGATACATGAGAGTGTTGGGAataaacttttcaaaataagcaaattttaaaagtttggtagattattattttaagagtatttttttttaaaatctttataatacataaattcacGCATTAGAATCCTACTTTGAATAGTTATACAATACTAGTCCTACGTGGAATAGTAAAAGGAAATACTTCACTAAACAATACGAGTCCAATTGggataatcaaaattaattatttttttacgtaTAAAAACATCTCATGgactaatttttttcaataaccACAAGTGAATTCGTCTCCAGATTGCTACTCGTTATTCGATTTCTTCTAAGTCtggtaaaaataaatatttctttcaacTCTCCCTTTTATTGTTGGcgctagatttttttttttcgaatatCGAGGATATGACCTTAGATAGAAGGTTGGTTGGTAGTTGAACATAGTGGAATAGTTATCTTCTCTCTTACAGGTAGTATTAACACTATTCTCGTAGTTGCTTGTTTATTGAGTGTTGTTGTCATTGTGTTTCGTGTGTTTCAATCTCACTAGTTCGTTGTTGTTATTGCTCTTTCTATATGTATGCTATGTACTGTTTTCCATAGTGCTATATTTCATTGTTGTTACTATTCCGTTTCTGTATTCTCTTTTTCAAACTGCTTTGAGATGCTTTACTTGAATCGAGGGCCTCCACAAACCTCACTTGTGAGATTATAGTGGGTAAGTTGTTGTAGAAATTCTTTTCTAAGCGGccactaatgcttgcattaggtTAGGTTGTCTACATTACATCTCTTGGGTGTGGACCTTCCCTGGACAGGGTAAAGCGGGATGCTTTGTGCATCAGATCgctctttttatcttttacattaGTATTGGTTTTGAATTTCAGGGTACTAcgacatttttgaagaatgGGAACTCCAAAAGACAAGGTAAAATTCAATGTTGGTGGCAGAATCTTCGAAACTACGGCTACAACCTTAGCAATTGCTGGCGAaaattcactctttcgagctatgTTAGATGAGAATTGGAACGTGCATTCAGATTCAGCTATGACTGAATACTTCATAGATAGAGACCCTGATTATTTCGCCGTCCTTCTTAACCTGCTCAGAACAGGAGAGCTTTATATTCCTCCGAAGATAGATAAACATCTCCTATACAGAGAGGCAGAATATTATGGCATTCTTGATCATGTCAGGTTAGCTAAATGGGGTCCGTTTGATGGAAATAGGGCCCAGTTGGCACAGCCCATAATGAACTGGTCAGCAGCGAATGGAACTCTTGCATACACTATTCGAGCTAGTCCGAGGGGATGGTGCTGTCTGGCTCAGGGTAGTGTTGTTCGTGTGTACGACTGGATGCTTGAAGAACATCCTATAATACATATTGCACACCATAAGGTGAGAGACATTTGTTGGGTTGATGACAAACATATTGTGATAAGCTCTGATAAAAGACTAGCAAATGGAGGCATGAGGCTATTCAATGCATCCACAGGGGAATCAAGGTGTAAATTTCAAGTTACAGATAAATCGAGCGGTTTAGCTCCATTTTCCACAGCAAGTACACTAGATTTTGGCTCAGATTACAAGTTGTTCTCGAGTTGTGAAAACGGTGATGAACACCATGGGATTGGCAATTGGGATCTAGTCACAGGTAAGCTGATAAATTTCCACTGTAGTCCACCTCATCTCTCACTTAAAAAGGCTAGCAGACTTCAATGGTTACCTGGTACCAACTGTTTGATGGCCTTTTATTTGGATTGTGCAAAGGTTGATATCATCTTGTTTGACTTTAGAGATAACACTATGGTTCGGTTATTGACTGAGAAGCACGACAGACCTTGTGATCGTACTATTAAAGATGCAATAGTGATAGAGGAGACTAGTTCAATTTGTGCATTACGTTGGAATGGAGCTTTAGGTTTCATGGATTTGAGGAGTACCGCTAGAGGTGTAAATTGGAGAAATACGGAAGATCCTTTTGCTAGTCCGTATTTTCCCAAACTGGCATATCACGAAGGGCAATTGTTTTCATCGTTTAACAATAGAATTTCAGTGCATTCTGGTTCTGATTGGCTTCGAACATCACAGCTTAGACATAGTGATTTTGGTGCAATTCATGATTATTCAATTGGTGGTAACCGTCTTTTCTCTCTGCAAAGTACAGGAAATATAATAAATGTATGGGAGACCCCTCGTCCAccaattatataaaatttagatTGTTAGAGTTGGTTTATCAACAACTCCATAGCCGATATTCAGTTTACACCATTCAACTTCTGCATATTTCATTCATGTATCTTTATCTTCTCAGCAATCTAATAAAGTTAATTTGAAAGCTATAATTTTTAGGTATATGATGTATCAAATGTTAATCCTTTATGTTGCAGTTATATTACAACTAAGATGATCAACACATTTTAGTTGTGTAAGTCTGAAGCGTGTTCCGAAGTAGGAAATTCACCATTTTTTGTGCACAACGGGTATGACCTCAATGGTTGCCCCAAAATCGGGTATATCTGCATTCCCCCCGTAAATGTATAGCCTTTAGCTCTTATTTGATACCAATGATTTGAGACAACCTTTTACATTCCTTACATTTGAAACATGGggaaaataaattatggaaAAACTAAACAGACACCAAATAACTCTTTGTATGCTTTCTTTGGGAATTGGTATAGACTGACCACTGATGCCTTTTGAAGGGCTTTATATACCATACATTTTCAGCACAATTTGAACTTCATTTTAGTATTTATTGGGTACTTTTGAATAATGGGAACTCCGAAAGGTAGGGTGAAACTCAATGTTGGTGGCTACAGCCACAACCTTAGAATTTGCTGGCCAaaattcactctttcgagccaTGTTAGATGAGAATTGGAACCTGCATTCTGATTCAGCAATCACTGAACACTTCATCGATAGAGACCCTGATTATTTTGCTGTCCTTCTTAACCTGCTCAGAACAGGAGAGCTATATATTCCTCCAAAGATAGATAAAAAGCTCGTATACAAAGAGGCTGAATATTATGGCATTCTGGATCATGTCAGGTCAGCTGAGTGTGATAAATTTGATGGCAATAGGCCTCGATTGGCACGGTCCATAACAGGCTGGTCAGTAAGGGATGGTGAGATATCTCGGGCCATCCAAGCCAACCCGAATGGCTAGTGCTGTGTGGCGCATGGTAGTGTGGTTCACATGTACGACTGGATGCTAGAAGAACGTCCTACAATCAATCTTGATTACCGTAAGGTAAACAATCTTTGTTGGATTGATTCTGAAAATATTGTGGTTAGCTCTGATGAAAATATAGATAGTGGAGGCATGGGGTTATTCAATGCTTCCACAGGGGAATTGAGATATAAATTTCAAGTTACAGATGTATTAAAAGGTTATACAGCAGATGCACTCGGAGTTAGCTCGGATAACAAGCTGTTTTCCAGTTGTACTAAGAGCACTAGcaataaacatgggatcggtgTTTGGGACCAAGTTACAGGTAAGCAAATAGATTTCCTCGATTGGTCACCATACAAGTATCAACACAATGCTAGCAGGCTGCAATGGCTACATGATACCAAATGTTTGATGATTGCTAGTTTCCACCCAAGGAATGATATCAGCTTGTATGATGTTAGGAATGACAAGGTGGTTTGGTCTTGGTCTGGTGTCTACGCGAGGAGCAGTTATGACATTGCTTGTGAGAAAATTTTTAGAGATGTGGTTGCGATAGAGGAGAGTAGTTCAATTTGTATAGTAGATTGGAATGAGTGTCTTGGTTTCATGGATTTGAGGGGTAATGGAACAATAAATTGGAGAAATTCTATCAAGGGTGTAATGCCTTTTTTTCCCTGGGAGGGTAGAAGTTACTCTTGTTATCCCAAACTGGCATTTCATGAGGGGCAATTGTTCTCATCATTGAACAATACCATTACGGTTTATTCTGGTTCTGATTGGGTTCCAACATCACAGTTTCAACAGTCACGGTGGTCCAATTTGGGATTTTTCAATTGGTGGTGACCGCCTTTTTGCTCTTCATAGCAACGAAGATGTTCTTGATGTAGGGGACACCCCTCGTTCACCAATGACATGAATCTATATCCtagtttggttttggttttgttCTTCTATCCCTATTCTCAATAGATTGTTAGAGCTGGTGGATCAAAGAAagtaccattttttttaatggtaaAAATGAAGTTCTATATGTTAATCTTGGTAAATCTTGACGTAAACACCGTGTGTGGGTAAGTTTTTATTGTTAATCTTCTCAGGATTCTTCGAATAAAGTAAATTGCAAGTTTCTTTAAAACAGATATATCCAAACAGCTTTTATAGATTCCTGGTGGATGAAAGGTTAATTATTTATGTAGCATTTCCATTTTACTGAGCTAAGGGTAAAATGCAGAGAATCTACCAAGGGTGTTAAGCTTTTCGCTACTCGCGTGAGTACTAAACCTTGTTATAA from Solanum stenotomum isolate F172 unplaced genomic scaffold, ASM1918654v1 scaffold33159, whole genome shotgun sequence carries:
- the LOC125852263 gene encoding BTB/POZ domain-containing protein At4g30940-like; protein product: MGTPKDKVKLNVGGKMFETTATTLAGAGRNSLFGAMFDENWNLHSDGEITEHFIDRNPEHFGVLLDLLRTGELDIPPKIDKKLLYREAKYYGILDHVRSAKWGLFDGNRARLAQSITGWSASDGEVAQTIRASPSGWCCVTQGSVVRVYDWMLEEHPIIHIEHNKVNDVGWVDSESIVVSSDEKLASGGMGLFNASTGELRYKFQVTDNLRTLAPLVTASTLGFGSDNKLFSSCENADGYPGIGIWDLVTGKLIDFRSLARHHSLRKATRLQWLPDYNCLMALYLYPKVDITLFEFQQNAMCQLLAEDQNKHSSTIRDATVIGESSSICVLGLNECLGFLDFRRTDTSVHWRYKKDSSSGLCFPKLAFHRGELFSSLNDSISVYCGFDWLPTSQLRKSPGGSICDFSIGGESLFALHKDENVVDVWETPRPPVI
- the LOC125852256 gene encoding BTB/POZ domain-containing protein At4g30940-like translates to MGTPKDKVKFNVGGRIFETTATTLAIAGENSLFRAMLDENWNVHSDSAMTEYFIDRDPDYFAVLLNLLRTGELYIPPKIDKHLLYREAEYYGILDHVRLAKWGPFDGNRAQLAQPIMNWSAANGTLAYTIRASPRGWCCLAQGSVVRVYDWMLEEHPIIHIAHHKVRDICWVDDKHIVISSDKRLANGGMRLFNASTGESRCKFQVTDKSSGLAPFSTASTLDFGSDYKLFSSCENGDEHHGIGNWDLVTGKLINFHCSPPHLSLKKASRLQWLPGTNCLMAFYLDCAKVDIILFDFRDNTMVRLLTEKHDRPCDRTIKDAIVIEETSSICALRWNGALGFMDLRSTARGVNWRNTEDPFASPYFPKLAYHEGQLFSSFNNRISVHSGSDWLRTSQLRHSDFGAIHDYSIGGNRLFSLQSTGNIINVWETPRPPII